Proteins found in one Brevibacillus brevis genomic segment:
- the gyrB gene encoding DNA topoisomerase (ATP-hydrolyzing) subunit B, with protein sequence MDQVTTKDTNYDASQIQVLEGLEAVRKRPGMYIGSTSSRGLHHLVWEIVDNAIDEALAGYCDEILVVIHPDNSVSVTDNGRGIPTGIHEKTGKSTVETVLTVLHAGGKFGGGGYKVSGGLHGVGSSVVNALSEWMEVEVKQNNQIYYMRFTVGAPDADLAVVGETDETGTKVTFKPDPTIFTETTVFEYEILQKRIRELAFLNKGLRITLKDTRPDQQKEESFHYEGGIIQFVEYLNKNREALHDDVIYCEGEKEGLVVEVALQYNDSYVSNIYSFANNINTHEGGTHETGFKTALTRVINDYSRKFNFLKEKDPNLSGDDVREGITAIISVKIQEPQFEGQTKTKLGNSEARSITESVFGDRFNTFMEENPGVAKKVVEKALMASRAREAARKAREMTRRKSALEVSALPGKLADCSSKDASESELFIVEGDSAGGSAKMGRDRHFQAILPLRGKVLNVEKARLDKILGNNEIRAIITALGTGVGEDFDISKARYHKVVIMTDADVDGSHIRTLLLTFFFRYMKQLIEAGYIYIAQPPLYSIKQGKTLHYAYTDKQRDEVLATLKAQPKPNVQRYKGLGEMNADQLWETTMDPEVRTLLQVDLQDAMDADMVFETLMGDEVEPRREFIEQYAANVRDLDI encoded by the coding sequence GTGGATCAAGTGACGACGAAAGATACAAACTACGATGCGAGTCAGATTCAGGTACTGGAAGGGTTAGAGGCAGTTCGGAAACGTCCCGGCATGTACATCGGGTCGACCAGCAGCCGAGGTTTGCATCACCTGGTATGGGAGATTGTCGACAATGCCATTGACGAGGCGCTGGCCGGTTATTGCGACGAGATCTTGGTGGTCATTCATCCAGACAACTCCGTATCTGTAACCGATAACGGTCGAGGAATCCCGACTGGCATTCATGAAAAGACCGGGAAATCCACTGTTGAAACCGTTTTGACTGTATTGCACGCCGGTGGTAAATTCGGCGGTGGCGGATACAAAGTGTCCGGTGGTCTTCACGGGGTCGGTAGCTCGGTAGTGAACGCGCTATCCGAATGGATGGAAGTCGAGGTTAAACAAAATAACCAGATATACTACATGCGCTTTACAGTAGGTGCACCGGATGCCGATCTTGCTGTCGTAGGCGAGACCGATGAAACGGGAACAAAAGTAACCTTCAAGCCCGACCCGACTATTTTTACCGAAACAACTGTATTTGAGTACGAGATTTTGCAAAAACGTATTCGCGAGCTGGCGTTCCTGAACAAAGGATTGCGCATTACGCTGAAGGATACACGCCCAGATCAGCAGAAGGAAGAGTCCTTCCACTACGAGGGCGGTATCATCCAGTTCGTAGAATACTTGAATAAAAACCGGGAAGCCCTGCATGATGATGTGATTTATTGCGAAGGGGAAAAAGAAGGTCTTGTCGTGGAGGTTGCCCTTCAGTACAACGACAGCTATGTGAGCAACATCTACTCTTTTGCCAATAACATCAATACGCATGAGGGTGGTACTCACGAAACCGGATTTAAAACGGCTCTTACGCGTGTTATCAACGACTACAGCCGCAAGTTTAACTTCCTGAAGGAAAAGGATCCGAATCTTTCCGGGGACGATGTGCGTGAAGGTATTACCGCGATTATCTCCGTAAAAATTCAAGAGCCTCAGTTTGAAGGACAAACAAAAACGAAGCTGGGCAACTCGGAAGCGCGCAGCATTACCGAGTCTGTCTTTGGTGACCGTTTTAACACCTTTATGGAAGAAAATCCGGGTGTAGCCAAAAAAGTTGTGGAAAAAGCGCTCATGGCATCTCGTGCCCGTGAGGCAGCTCGAAAAGCACGTGAAATGACTCGTCGCAAGAGTGCCCTGGAAGTAAGTGCTTTGCCGGGTAAACTGGCGGACTGCTCTTCCAAGGACGCATCCGAATCTGAACTGTTCATTGTAGAGGGTGACTCTGCGGGCGGTTCTGCAAAGATGGGACGCGATCGTCATTTCCAAGCCATTCTTCCTCTTCGCGGGAAGGTATTGAACGTAGAAAAAGCACGTTTGGACAAAATTCTCGGCAACAACGAGATCCGTGCTATTATTACGGCTTTGGGAACAGGTGTCGGTGAAGACTTTGATATTTCAAAGGCACGTTACCATAAAGTCGTCATTATGACGGACGCCGACGTCGACGGATCGCATATCCGTACGCTTCTGCTGACGTTCTTCTTCCGTTACATGAAACAGTTGATCGAAGCGGGGTATATTTATATTGCGCAGCCGCCTCTTTACAGCATCAAGCAAGGGAAGACGCTGCACTATGCTTATACCGACAAGCAGCGTGATGAGGTTCTCGCTACCTTAAAGGCACAACCGAAGCCAAACGTCCAACGCTATAAAGGACTAGGTGAGATGAACGCGGATCAATTGTGGGAGACTACAATGGACCCAGAAGTTCGTACGTTGCTTCAGGTAGATCTCCAGGATGCTATGGATGCCGATATGGTGTTTGAGACACTGATGGGTGACGAAGTAGAGCCTCGCAGGGAGTTTATTGAACAATACGCAGCAAATGTACGCGATCTTGATATTTAA
- a CDS encoding MFS transporter, translating to MEQASSSRLHYAWIIAGVTFFILLVGAGIRSAPGVFMVPVEQEFGWSRSSISIALSINLLLYGLVGPFAAAVMDRFGIRRITIIALILLALGSSLTTWMQASWQLTILWGVVVGLGSGCTASVLGAMIANRWFVKQRGLVMGILTASGATGQLVFLPLLASLAESDGWRTASWVIAIAALILVPIVAILMRDRPSDKGLQAFGATEVDQEIEDSKQNPFRAAIDGLVKGSRSFDFWLLAGSFFICGLSTNGLIGTHFIAACMEYGIPAVTAASLLALIGIFDIIGTTLSGWLSDRFNNRWLLFWYYGLRGFSLMLLPAALSSSTFTLGLFIVFYGLDWVATVPPTLKLTTDIFGKQQSGILFGWILAAHQLGAAVAAYGGGVIYSMLNSYFIMFIIAGIFCLIASVMVMRIGRNALAAKISGNM from the coding sequence ATGGAACAAGCTTCTTCGAGTCGGCTCCACTATGCCTGGATCATTGCAGGTGTCACCTTTTTTATCCTCTTGGTTGGCGCTGGAATTCGCTCAGCTCCTGGTGTTTTTATGGTTCCTGTTGAACAAGAATTTGGTTGGAGTCGCTCTTCTATCTCCATAGCGCTGTCGATTAACCTATTGCTATACGGATTAGTGGGCCCATTTGCAGCAGCAGTCATGGATCGATTCGGCATAAGGCGTATTACGATCATTGCTCTTATCTTGTTAGCATTGGGTTCCTCCCTCACGACTTGGATGCAGGCCTCCTGGCAATTGACGATACTTTGGGGAGTGGTTGTTGGGCTTGGATCAGGATGCACGGCTTCCGTATTGGGAGCGATGATTGCAAATCGCTGGTTTGTGAAGCAACGAGGATTAGTTATGGGGATATTAACAGCGAGTGGTGCAACAGGACAGCTGGTATTTCTCCCTCTTCTTGCAAGCTTGGCTGAATCAGATGGCTGGCGTACGGCATCGTGGGTGATTGCAATAGCAGCTCTGATTTTGGTTCCGATTGTTGCTATCTTGATGCGTGACCGACCAAGTGATAAGGGACTTCAGGCATTTGGTGCGACGGAAGTTGATCAAGAAATAGAGGATAGCAAGCAAAACCCTTTTCGTGCAGCTATTGATGGTTTAGTAAAAGGGTCTCGTTCCTTTGATTTCTGGTTGTTGGCTGGCAGCTTTTTTATTTGCGGTCTCTCTACAAATGGTTTAATCGGTACTCATTTTATAGCTGCTTGTATGGAGTACGGCATTCCAGCGGTAACGGCTGCAAGTTTACTCGCCCTCATAGGTATCTTTGATATTATTGGAACAACATTGTCTGGTTGGCTATCGGACCGTTTTAACAATCGTTGGCTCTTGTTTTGGTATTACGGTTTACGGGGATTTTCGTTAATGCTGCTTCCTGCAGCGCTATCCTCTTCTACGTTTACTTTGGGCTTATTCATTGTCTTCTATGGCTTAGATTGGGTAGCCACGGTTCCTCCAACACTTAAGTTGACAACCGATATTTTTGGAAAACAACAATCAGGAATTTTGTTTGGGTGGATATTGGCCGCTCATCAATTAGGTGCTGCTGTGGCTGCCTACGGTGGAGGAGTCATTTATTCCATGTTGAATAGTTACTTCATCATGTTTATCATTGCTGGAATATTTTGCTTGATAGCTTCTGTCATGGTTATGCGGATTGGAAGGAACGCGCTCGCGGCGAAAATTTCCGGGAACATGTAG
- a CDS encoding sensor histidine kinase, with the protein MSIQFRITLMFALLLCLVMGVSAVLINSFLLDNLIEQQKNELNLKGRFWIEKMNESNVKIETEGVAELEKLLVSNRKVEVLVLGKKKKVLYTSLPSSNLNEWMDALERKAEKRQNRNIWMVGSDDYVVVNLPFKNDEKQRLILASPVRGLKDIRMEMTNNILLIVLIGAVSTILLSFFITRSMVKPLHKLTREIKKVQARRFSEVQLIPARGEIAEVSNSVYSMAQELDRFHEIQRQFLQNASHELKTPLMSIQGYAEGIRDGVFVDAAAEKGFDVIVEETNRLKHIVTEIILLAKLEGEENLFDPSWHSATDLVTRAIERLHPLQLQHNVTISVLPTKTNDVVYVDEGKFLQALLNIIGNALRHAKNQITIEIKSGKRQLQIEVQDDGEGIAEELLPHLFHRFVKGKNGDVGLGLAISRAIIERSHGCLQAENGPLHGAVFRIILPLYPQPEN; encoded by the coding sequence ATGAGTATCCAATTTCGCATTACGTTGATGTTCGCCCTTCTTCTCTGTCTTGTCATGGGGGTATCCGCTGTTCTGATTAATTCGTTTTTACTGGATAATTTAATTGAGCAGCAAAAGAATGAATTAAACCTAAAAGGTCGATTCTGGATTGAAAAAATGAACGAATCGAATGTAAAGATTGAAACAGAGGGAGTCGCAGAACTCGAAAAGCTTCTCGTCTCCAATCGCAAGGTAGAAGTTTTAGTCTTGGGCAAAAAGAAAAAAGTGCTCTACACATCCCTGCCTTCTTCCAATTTGAATGAGTGGATGGATGCTCTTGAGCGTAAAGCGGAGAAAAGGCAAAATCGAAACATATGGATGGTCGGAAGCGATGATTACGTGGTCGTTAACTTGCCTTTTAAAAACGACGAAAAGCAAAGACTGATTCTAGCCTCTCCTGTACGTGGACTAAAAGACATTCGTATGGAGATGACGAATAACATATTACTGATCGTCTTGATTGGAGCTGTATCTACCATTTTGCTAAGCTTTTTTATTACACGTAGTATGGTGAAGCCACTCCATAAATTGACGAGAGAAATAAAGAAGGTTCAAGCACGACGTTTTTCCGAGGTCCAACTCATTCCTGCACGCGGTGAAATTGCTGAGGTCTCGAATAGTGTTTACTCCATGGCACAGGAACTCGATCGTTTTCATGAAATCCAGCGGCAATTTTTACAGAATGCTTCCCACGAGCTAAAAACCCCTCTCATGTCTATTCAAGGATATGCTGAGGGAATTCGCGATGGTGTTTTTGTTGATGCTGCTGCTGAAAAAGGTTTTGATGTCATCGTAGAGGAAACCAATCGATTAAAGCATATTGTGACTGAAATTATATTGTTGGCCAAACTTGAGGGCGAAGAGAATTTGTTCGATCCCTCATGGCATTCCGCTACTGACCTGGTGACTCGGGCCATTGAGCGCTTACACCCTTTGCAGCTCCAGCACAATGTAACGATTTCAGTACTTCCGACTAAAACCAATGACGTCGTGTACGTCGATGAAGGAAAGTTTCTTCAAGCCTTGTTGAATATCATTGGAAATGCTTTACGCCATGCCAAGAATCAGATCACGATTGAAATCAAATCAGGCAAACGTCAACTCCAAATAGAAGTACAAGATGATGGAGAGGGCATCGCGGAAGAACTTCTCCCTCATTTATTTCATCGTTTTGTGAAAGGAAAAAACGGTGATGTCGGACTGGGGCTAGCTATTTCTCGAGCAATTATCGAACGTTCGCACGGCTGTCTCCAAGCAGAAAATGGTCCACTCCACGGCGCCGTTTTCCGTATCATCCTCCCCTTGTATCCGCAGCCTGAAAACTAA
- a CDS encoding response regulator transcription factor: MKTFHIAIVDDDLNIRQIIAAYLQKEGYVTTAVESAEEAITLEQENPPDLWVLDIMLPGMNGYEFCRRIRAGSETPIIMVSARDEEVDKILGLELGSDDYLTKPFSPRELVARVNRALQRWKQMKSHTEETANSTLVLDKEKRLVYSFGEEVEVTSKEFQVLSLLSEHPNRAFSRDELLSLIWGYDYFGSDRVVDDLIRRIRKKLDKLPLETVWGFGYRLRTSEGTKDE, encoded by the coding sequence ATGAAGACCTTTCACATTGCTATCGTAGACGATGACCTCAATATTCGTCAGATCATCGCAGCCTATCTGCAAAAGGAAGGCTATGTTACAACTGCCGTTGAATCAGCCGAAGAGGCTATTACATTAGAGCAAGAGAATCCCCCCGATCTATGGGTATTGGACATTATGTTGCCAGGTATGAATGGCTATGAGTTTTGCCGACGTATTCGAGCTGGCTCAGAAACGCCTATTATCATGGTTTCTGCTCGCGACGAAGAAGTAGACAAAATTCTTGGACTAGAGCTAGGAAGCGACGATTATCTCACCAAACCTTTTAGCCCTCGTGAATTAGTGGCACGTGTGAATCGGGCACTCCAGCGTTGGAAACAGATGAAATCCCATACGGAAGAAACCGCTAACAGCACTCTGGTATTAGATAAGGAAAAACGTCTCGTATATTCTTTTGGGGAGGAAGTTGAGGTGACCTCGAAAGAGTTTCAGGTGCTCAGCCTTTTATCGGAGCATCCGAATCGGGCTTTTTCCCGTGATGAACTGCTCTCTCTTATATGGGGTTATGATTATTTTGGAAGTGATCGAGTGGTTGATGATCTCATTCGTCGTATCCGAAAAAAGCTGGACAAGCTCCCTCTCGAAACGGTTTGGGGCTTTGGGTATCGCCTGCGAACTTCGGAAGGAACGAAGGATGAATGA
- the gyrA gene encoding DNA gyrase subunit A, whose product MAEETARFPKVDISHEMRESFISYAMSVIVSRALPDVRDGLKPVHRRILYAMHDMGLTPDKPFRKSANVVGEVMANYHPHGDSSIYEAMVRMAQDFNMRYMLVEGQGNFGSVDGDPAAAMRYTESRFSKLALELLRDIDKETVDFIPNYDGRKEEPVVLPSRFPNLLLNGASGIAVGMATNIPPHNLTEVIDGVIAMIDNPDITIQDLMKIIKGPDFPTAGEILGYSGIRRAYETGRGSIIMRAKTQIEEDGKGKPRIIVTEIPYQVNKARLVEKIAELVREKKIEGITDLRDESDRKGMRIVMELRRDVIPKVVLNNLFKHTQMQSTFGVNMLALVDSRPRVLNLRDMLYYYLEHQRVIIRRRTEYDLKQAEARAHILEGLRIALDHIDEIISLIRSSQTTEEARTGLMENYSLSYEQAQAILDMRLQRLTGLEREKIENEYQELMVKIAELRAILADEGKIYAIIREELGEIKEKFGDARRTEITFDENHIEDADLIPEEDVVITLTHDGYIKRLPVSTYRSQKRGGRGVQGLGTKDDDFVEHLYITNSHDYIMFFTSKGKVYRLKGFEIPDLSRTAKGTPIINLIQIEKGERVSAVIPVKEFDQEHYLFFATKKGIIKKTTLESYENIRKGGLIAVNLRDDDELIGVRLTDGQQEIIMGTHKGMSVRFNEGDVRTMGRNATGVKGITLDDDDDVIDMDVIKPNAEVLIVTANGYGKRTPVDEYRIQSRGGKGIKTHNVTDRSGPVVGLKVVEPEEDLMIITTSGIIIRTEMKGISVMGRYTQGVKLIRLSENEQVGSVAKCPPTEEEDMSDEDVEEGIEDLQDGETVEATEPTEPTESTEPTEE is encoded by the coding sequence ATGGCAGAAGAAACTGCTCGGTTTCCAAAAGTCGATATTAGCCACGAAATGAGAGAATCGTTCATTAGCTATGCGATGAGCGTTATCGTCAGTCGGGCTTTGCCTGACGTTCGCGATGGTTTGAAGCCTGTACACAGGCGTATTTTGTATGCCATGCACGATATGGGCCTTACTCCTGACAAGCCGTTCCGTAAATCGGCAAACGTTGTCGGGGAAGTAATGGCGAACTACCATCCGCATGGTGACTCTTCCATCTATGAAGCGATGGTACGTATGGCCCAAGATTTTAACATGCGCTACATGCTGGTTGAAGGGCAAGGGAACTTCGGTTCTGTAGACGGCGACCCGGCAGCGGCGATGCGTTATACGGAGTCGCGTTTTTCCAAGCTCGCGCTGGAGCTCTTGCGCGATATTGATAAAGAAACGGTCGATTTCATTCCTAACTACGACGGACGCAAAGAAGAGCCGGTTGTATTGCCTTCTCGTTTCCCGAACCTGCTTTTAAATGGTGCATCAGGGATTGCTGTAGGTATGGCTACCAATATTCCGCCGCATAACTTGACGGAAGTTATTGATGGTGTCATTGCCATGATCGACAATCCGGATATTACGATTCAAGATTTGATGAAGATTATCAAGGGACCTGACTTCCCTACAGCAGGGGAGATTCTCGGTTACAGTGGTATTCGCCGTGCCTATGAAACAGGTCGTGGTTCCATTATTATGCGCGCCAAAACCCAGATTGAAGAGGATGGAAAAGGCAAACCGCGCATCATCGTAACAGAGATCCCTTATCAGGTGAACAAGGCTAGACTCGTGGAAAAAATCGCGGAGCTAGTGCGTGAGAAAAAAATCGAAGGCATTACCGACCTTCGTGACGAGTCTGACCGCAAAGGAATGCGTATCGTCATGGAATTGCGCCGTGACGTCATTCCAAAGGTTGTATTGAACAATCTGTTTAAGCATACCCAAATGCAGTCTACATTTGGTGTGAATATGCTGGCACTCGTTGACAGTCGTCCGCGTGTATTGAATCTGCGTGACATGCTCTATTACTATTTGGAGCACCAACGTGTCATTATCCGCAGAAGGACCGAATACGATCTCAAGCAAGCAGAAGCCCGTGCTCATATCTTGGAAGGCTTGCGCATTGCATTGGATCATATTGACGAGATTATCAGCTTGATTCGTTCTTCTCAAACCACGGAAGAAGCTCGCACAGGACTCATGGAAAATTACTCCTTGTCCTACGAGCAGGCACAGGCCATTCTTGATATGCGTCTGCAACGCCTGACTGGTTTGGAACGAGAAAAAATCGAGAACGAATACCAAGAGCTCATGGTAAAAATCGCAGAACTGCGTGCTATTCTTGCGGACGAAGGCAAAATCTACGCGATCATCCGGGAAGAGCTGGGTGAGATCAAAGAGAAGTTTGGCGATGCAAGACGCACGGAAATTACATTCGATGAGAATCATATCGAAGATGCAGATTTGATCCCAGAGGAAGATGTGGTCATCACCCTGACGCATGACGGATATATCAAGCGTCTGCCTGTTTCCACCTATCGTTCGCAAAAACGTGGTGGACGTGGCGTGCAGGGGTTGGGAACCAAGGATGACGATTTTGTCGAGCATCTGTACATTACCAACTCGCATGATTACATCATGTTCTTCACGAGCAAAGGGAAGGTGTATCGCCTAAAAGGATTCGAGATTCCTGACCTGAGCCGGACAGCGAAAGGTACCCCAATCATCAATCTCATTCAGATTGAAAAAGGGGAACGGGTGAGTGCGGTAATCCCTGTGAAGGAGTTTGATCAAGAACATTACCTGTTCTTTGCGACCAAGAAGGGGATTATTAAGAAAACCACGCTTGAGTCCTATGAAAATATTCGCAAAGGCGGACTAATTGCGGTTAACCTGCGCGACGATGATGAGTTGATTGGTGTTCGTCTGACGGATGGCCAACAAGAAATCATTATGGGTACTCACAAAGGCATGTCCGTCCGTTTCAATGAGGGAGACGTACGCACGATGGGACGTAACGCCACCGGTGTGAAGGGGATTACCCTTGACGACGATGATGATGTCATCGATATGGACGTTATCAAACCAAATGCAGAAGTGCTCATTGTAACGGCGAATGGTTACGGAAAACGGACTCCTGTCGATGAATACCGCATTCAATCTCGTGGCGGTAAAGGAATTAAGACTCACAATGTTACGGATCGAAGCGGTCCGGTCGTCGGGCTGAAAGTCGTTGAACCTGAAGAAGATCTGATGATTATTACCACTTCCGGCATCATCATTCGTACAGAAATGAAAGGTATTTCTGTGATGGGGCGTTACACGCAAGGTGTGAAACTGATCCGTTTGTCTGAAAATGAGCAAGTGGGATCAGTCGCCAAATGTCCTCCGACTGAGGAAGAGGACATGTCAGATGAAGATGTGGAAGAGGGAATCGAAGATCTGCAAGACGGAGAGACTGTCGAAGCAACCGAGCCTACCGAACCTACCGAGTCTACCGAACCGACAGAGGAATAA